Genomic DNA from Bacteroidota bacterium:
TTCCGGGATCGGAATTTTTCATGAAGGCTTCTCCAATGAGAAATCCGGAAAAACCTTTTTCACGCAATTGAAGAACGATGGACGGATCTGAAATTCCGCTTTCGGAAATGAGTGTGAACTGATCGCTGAGGAGCGTGGCCATTATAACAGAACGTTCTGTATTCACATCGAAATTTTTTAGATCGCGGTTATTTATGCCAATGAGAGTAATTCCATCGCCGATCTTTTCCATTTCATTTTCTTCATGCAATTCAAGCAGCACTTCCAGCCCGAGAGAAAAAGCCAGCGAAGAATATTTTTTTATTTCTTCTTTCGTCAGCACTGCAGCGATCAGAAGTATTGCATCTGCACCAATCGATTTTGCTTCGATGATTTGGTATTCGTCCACAACAAAATCTTTTCGCAACACCGGGCAATAATTGATACGGCGCGCTGCTTCAAGATCTGCATTCTTTCCGCCGAAATATCTTTCATCGGTGAGCACCGACAACGCGGATGCGCCCGCCTGCATATACGCGAGCGTGGTCGCGCCAGGATCTGCGTACGCATGGATGATCCCCTTCGAAGGGGAACGTCGCTTGAATTCAGCAATGATCCCGCTGAGATCCTTTCGCAGAATATATTTTTCAAGGGAAACCGGGGTTGTGTTGAAATACAAACTCTTTTCCAGCAGTTTTACCGGGTAAAGAGATTTCTTTTCTTCTGTTTCCTTCCGCTTGTGCGCGATTATTTCCTCTAAGATATTTTTCATTTTACATTGATGAATTTCTGAAACGATCTTTTTGCCCTGCCGGAATCGATGGCCTCTTTTGCTTTTTCAACAGCAGCGCTCCTGTCCTTTTCAATTCCCAGGCATTCCAAAGCAAGCGCCGCATTGGCAATGACAACATTTTTTTGCGCAACAGTTGCTTTATTCTCCAGCACATTCATGAAAATTTCCGAAGCCGCTGCCGGGGTTGCTCCTCCGAGTAAATCGGAAGGCAGAAGTTTTTCCATTCCGAATGAAATCGGGAAAAGAATTTCCTCCCCGTTATTCCGGAATATCTTTGCATTTCCTGTCAATGATAATTCGTCATAACCGTCGAGCGAATGCAGGATCACATATTTCTCATTGGAATGTTGCGCGATGTAATGATAAGTACGCGCCAGTTCCATACTGAAAACTCCATTCACACGATGCGAAGGTTTTGCCGGATTCACCAACGGCCCGAGCATATTGAAAAATGTTTTGATACCGAGTTCTTTCCTGATGGGCCCAACACGCTTCAACGCGGGATGAAAAAGCGGTGCGTGCAGAAAGCAAACTCCGCTTTGGTCGAGTGATCTTTTCAGCACATCATTGTCATTCGGGAATTTGTATCCTAATTGTTCCAGCACATTCGAAGAACCGCTCACGGAAGAAACTCCATAGTTGCCATGCTTGATCACTTTTCCTCCGGCGCCGGCGACAACAAACGAAGTAGTGGTAGAAATATTAAAAGTATTTTTTCCGTCACCGCCTGTGCCACACAGATCGATCGTATTTTCATTGGGCAGATCGACACGCATGCACAATTCCAGCAATGCAGAACGGAATCCACTGAGTTCTTCGGGCGTCACAGGGCGCATGAGATAAACCGTCATGAACGCCGCAACCTGCGATTCATTTCCTTCGCCTGCCGCTATGCGCGCGATCGTGTCGCCCGCCTGCTGGTGCGAGAGTGTTTCGTGCGCGAAGAGTTTTTCCAGTACTTTTTTCATTTCAGTTCTCCATAAAATTCCGCATCAGTTCTTCGCCGAATTCTGTCATGATTGATTCGGGGTGAAACTGCACGCCTGCAATTTTTTTTGTTTTGTGCTGCAATGCCATGACCTGTCCGTTCTCATCTCTCGCTGTAACGAAAATTTCTTCCGGCAGAGTTTTTTCATCCACTACCCACGAATGATAGCGCCCTGCTTTGAATGCATCAGGAATTCCCTCGAAGAGAAAACCGGAATTTTTTTCTTTGCGAATCTCGGTTGCCACACCATGAAAAACTTTTTCGAGATTGATGAGTTTCGCGCCCATTGCTTCCGCTATGGCCTGGTGGCCGAGACAAACGCCGAGAATATTTTTCTTCCCGGCATATTCTTTAATCAGCGGGAGCAGTAATCCTGCTTCAGCAGGAATTCCGGGCCCGGGCGAAAGAATGATCTTATCATATTCACCGATCTTTTCCATGCTCACCTTGTCATTGCGGAAAACATCGGGTAATTCGCCGGTGATCTTCTCCACGAGATGAACAAGATTGTAAGTGAATGAATCGTAATTATCGAAAACAAGAATTTTCATTTTTTTTATTTTGAGATTTTTTCTGCTGACTGAATGGCCTGGCGTAACGCTTCTAATTTATGATCGATCTCGCGCAATTCTTTTTCAGGAACAGAATTAATGGTGATGCCTGCTCCCGCCTGGTAATGAAGTTCGCCATTTTTGCTGAGGAAAGAACGGATCATGATCGCTGTGTTCATCGTTCCGTCAAAACCGATCAACCCGATACAGCCGCCGTAAAATCCTCTTGCCTCAGGTTCCAGTTCATCGATGATCTGCATGGATCTTATTTTCGGAGCGCCTGATAATGTTCCCGCAGGAAATGTATCGCCAAGCACACGGAAAATATTTGCATTTGCATTCAGTTCACCACTCACTTTTGAAACGAGATGAATGACGTGTGAATAACGGTGAACTTCGCGCAACGAATCTACACTCACATTGCGTGCATGACGACTAAGATCGTTCCGCGCAAGATCGACGAGCATGATGTGTTCTGCATTTTCTTTCGGATCCGCGACGAGTTCTTTTTCCAGTTTTTCATCTGCAACAGCATCGCCGGTGCGGTGGAATGTTCCTGCAATCGGGTGAATTGTTGCTCTTAGAATTCCGGATTTTGGAATTTTGGAATTTGTTATTTGTAATTGTGCTTCGGGAGATGAACCGAAAATGCGGTAGTCGCCATAATCGGCGAAAAATAAATACGGAGATGGATTTACCGCACGCAGTGACCGGTACACATTGAATTCATCGCCTGAAAATTTCCGGGAGAATTTTCTTGAGAGTACGACCTGAAAAATATTTCCTGTCGCACAATTTTTCTTCGCTGTTTCCGTCGCCTGCAGAAAATCTTTTTCGCTGATGGAACAACGTTCACCAGCATCGGCATGGAAACGATATTTGGGAACGGAATGTTGCTGCAGCGAATTTTCTATTGCAGAAAGATCGCTTTCATCGCCCGGCAACAATTGTTCGATGAGATGAATGCGGTGGCGCAGGTGATCGAATTCAATGATGGTGCGGTAAAGTGTGTAACGCAGAAAAGGAATTTCTCCCTGTGAGTTCCGTTTGCGGAATTTTACATCTTCGAGAAAAGGTATTGCATCGTAACCGAGATAACCGATCAGCCCGGTGACCACGCCATCCGGAATATTTTCTTCGGGTTTAAACGCGCTGATGAATTGTTCAAGGATCTGCGGAATACCTCTGCCTGCTTTTTGTGCAGAATGGAAATTGCAGGAAGGAATTTCAATTTTTATTTCTTCTTTTTCTCCTTTGACTTCAGCAACCGGATCAATGGCAATGAAAGAGCGGCTGTTTCTTCCTTCTGCATTATCGGCGCTCTCGAGAAGAACGGCACCGGGAAACTGATCGCGCAGGCGCAAGTACATGCTCACAGGCGTAACGGTGTCAGCGAGGATTGTTTTCACGGTGATGCGCACGGGAATGCTTCCTCTTTTGAGTTCGGGGTTCAAGGTTTCGGGTTCAAGGTTAATCTTCCCGGGTTGTGAATCAGAAATGTCTTTAAGATTCATTGTCATTTCAATTTTATCAAACAAAAAACCCGCTGTGTTCAGCGGGCTTTGTTGGTTATGATGGTTCAACAAAATGCGGCATTACACAGCGAAAGTATTCTTTCCTGCGTGCCACCAGTTTTTGTTGTTATTCATTTTCATTGGGCAAATATACGGCGAAATTCCGCAGAAATCCAAATCGGGGAAACCGGGTAGTGTTCGAAGAAATATTTTTCACAAGATTTTCATTGGTATTTTGATGAACTGCAGAATTTTTTTTAGCCCCGATACCGCAACTGGCTCCGACATTGCGGTAGCGGGAGGAAAGAAACTTTGAAGTGATGCTGTTGCGCTCCTCCAAATCATCCTAAATTTACTCATGAGAAAAATTGTACTGCTTTTATTACTGCCGCTTTTGCTGATCTCTGCTGCTGCCAAAGCGCGACATCTGCAACCCGGATTTGATGCGATGGAATTCCGGAAAATGTTTTCTATTTCGGGTTACCAGCTCGATACGGCGAAGTGGAAAAACACCTGGATGCCGTATCCAACGGGATATGATCTTGCGTATCGTTCGCCGGTGAGCGGGCTTGATAATCGCTGGGACTTGTGGAGAGCGAAAGATTCGGTTGATGTGATCAGTGTGCGCGGTACAACAGCGGAATTCGATTCATGGCTGGAAAATTTTTATGCGGGAATGATCCCGGCGCAGGGAAAATTAACGCTGGAGAACGGAAAAACTTTTGATTACAAACTTGCGGAGGATTCAAATGCATACGTGCACATTGGCTGGACCATAGGCATGGCGGAACTTGCGCCCGATATTGTAGAAAAAATAAATTCGGAATATAAAAATGGCGTGAAAGATTTTGTGATCGTGGGCCACAGCCAGGGCGGAGTGATCTCATTTTTGCTGACTTCTTATTTGTATTATGAAAAAGGAAAAAGCATTCCGGCTGATATTACATTTAAAACTTACGGAAGCGCTGCGCCTAAACCGGGCAACCAGTTTTACGCTTACGATTTTGATTTCATTACGAAAGGGGCCTGGGCTTTTCGTGTTGTGAATTCGGCGGATTGGGTTCCGGAATGTCCGTTCACTATTCAAACGCTTCAGGATCTGAGCAAGGGAAGCGCTTTTGAAAATGTGGATTTGCTATTGGGGAATGCGCCCTGGCCTTCGAAACCTGTTGCGCGGCGACTCGTTCATAAAATGAATCATGCGGCGAAACGCGCGCGGAAAAAATTCATAAAATATCTCGGGAAGCGTTCGGGGTTTGTGGTGCGCAAAAAAATGAGTGCGTTTCCTAAGTACAACTATGTAACGAGTTTCGCTTATGCAACATGCGGCGTTCCGATAATTTTACGGCCAGATGCACATTACCACGAATTATATCCCGACGATGGAAAAAGTATTTTCAGGCATCATGGTTACGGGCCGTACCTGTACTTGCTGAACCTGGATTACCCGGTTAAATGATGTACAATTTACAATTTGGCAATGCACGGATGAGTTGCGGAATTGAAAAGAATCGAATAAAAAAAGCTGCTCTTTACGGCAGCTTTTCTTTTGAAGTGAAAGTTTATGGGCATCTCTAATAACTTCGAACTGCTGCGTTGGGCTGCGTCCTCAAAATCCTCATTTACGAATAGTAAATTCCCGCCTTGCATTTCTGTGTTTTTAGAGATGCCCTTATTTATTTTTTTCTTGAAGATTTTTTCTTCGCGGCTTTTTTCCTTTTGGGTTTCCTGCGATTGCTTTTCACAATGAGGCGTTCCACATCTTTCACTCGCACTGTGGTGTTGGTGTCAACAAGTTTGGCAGGATTCACCCCAACGAACACCGCTATTTTAAGGAGGGTTTCAATGGTAATGTTCTTTCCCGATTCGATGTGATGCATATTTCCTTTATCAAGGCCTATCTGATCGCCGAGGGTGATCAGGGAAAGTCCTTTTTTGTTACGGTAATAGCGAATCCTGGCGCCAACAGCAGCGAGGAATTTGTGGGTAGGGTCATTTGTTTTAGCCATGGTTCAAAGATATGATTTTTTCCGGGTTGTGTTATATTGCAACCTCTGGGTTATGAGTTTCGAGTTTGGGGTTATGGGTTTTGAGAAATGAGAATGAATTTGAAAAACCGGGCGCGAAAATTCTGAATTCTGAATTGACTTTTTGTTGTTAGTAACTCAACAACTTTTTGTTGCGGGTATGCCCGGAGTAATTACCTTCGCGCCTTATTCTTACCCATGCCCATGAAAAAGTTTATCAGCTGCTCTATTATTTTTTGTTCATTCTTGTTTCTTCCTTTCAAAGCCAGCGCCGGCGATGATCCGCATAAGCAAGTGAAAGAAACACATGCCGGAAAGCGTGCAGATTCAAAATTCACGCATATCAGTGCGAAGTACGCGATCAAAAATCGCCTTCATTCTTATCACGATCCTGTAGATGGCGGATTCTATTCCTTCCGTCGCCACGATTATACATTTCACTTTATCCGTCGAAAAAAAGACAATTCCCCTGGCGGAAAATAATCTTCATCTTCTTTTATGGAATTCGGAAAAGCGTTGCATCCTTATTGCAAACGCTAAAATCCGGTCTATGAAAAAGTTTCTTCCCTTCCTGCTCATCCTCTTTTTTCTCCTGGGCAACAATATTCTCTCTGCCGGAAATTTTCCGCGCAATGATCACAAGCATGAATCCTTTCAATGCTGTCCCGTGAATGCGCATGCGGGTAAGCGGGCGAAATCGAGAGCCACTCATATCCATAAAAAACTTTACACGAAGAAAACAGAAAAGATAGGAACCTACGTTCAGTCGCAGGGCCAAACTGCACCGGCGAAAATCATTTCACCTGATAATGGTACTGATGGAACAGGAGCCGGTGGCGGAACATCCGGCGCACCGGTAAATGCAGCACAGCAGGTAGATGCTCCTCAGTCTGTGAATTCAATCAGGCATGACACGGATACAGATGTGCAGCGCGTGATAGAAAATGCAGACGGGAACGTACATGACAATGCGGATGTGAACGTTACTATTCCTTCAGATACTTTACGGATCGAGTTGATCAGTAATCCTAATAGCAATGGAGGAAACATTCATCAGAATAATGCACCGAGAAATAAAGTGAACGTTTCTACGACCGATGGAAATGTAATTGATGAGAAGAAAAAAGCGCCTGCCGGAAATACGGTTCCTCAGCGGAAAAAAACTTCTGAGGATAAAGCGCCAGTCCATAACGCACCGGCTCCTACAGGAGTCCTGGAGACAACTCCCTCGAGAATTACTAATGTAGATGTGATCCATAATTAAGTTGGTTGCTTGTGTTTGTTGAGTTGGCCAGAGAAGAAATCCTTCTGAAGCAACTTCACGAACTCAACAAACTTATCCAACTACAAAACGCCCTTCGTACTCGGCAAAGAATTTCCTTCGCGCTTCACAGCCATCCTGATTGCTTTTGCAAATGCTTTGAAGATGGATTCTATTTTGTGATGTTCATTTGTTCCTTCGGCTTTAATATTCAAATTACATTTTGCAGCATCGCTGAACGATTTGAAAAAATGAAAAAACATTTCCGTCGGCATCTCTCCTATTTTTTCTCTTGTGAATACTGCACTCCATTCTATCCATGGCCTTCCGCCGAAATCAATCGCGACCTGCGCGAGGCAATCATCCATCGGCAATAAAAATCCGTAACGCTCTATTCCGCGTTTATCGCCGAGCGCTTTTGCAAATGCTTCTCCAAGAGTAATAGCAGTGTCTTCAATCGTGTGGTGTTCATCAATGTGCAGATCTCCTTTCGCTGAAATTTTCAGATCGAGATTTCCGTGACGTGCCAGTTGTTCCAGCATGTGATCGAAGAATGCGAGGCCGGTAGAAATTTCTGCTTTGCCGGTTCCATCGAGATTTAATTCGACTGAAATTTTTGTTTCGTTTGTCTTTCTCTCATGAACAATAATCCTGGCGGAATCATTTGGAATTTGAGATTTGAGATTTGAGATTACTTTGAGAAAGGAATAGATCTCATCCCAATCCGAAACCACCTTTGAAATTTTATTTTCCCATCCATCCGCAGAATCATAGTTGCGGTAAAAAATACACCGGCAGCCGAGATTCTCAGCCAGTTTCACATCCGTAAGACGATCGCCGATCACAAAAGAATTGGCAAGATCAAAATCTCCATTCATGTATTGAGTGAGCATGGCCGTGCCCGGTTTGCGCGTAGATTTTTTTTCTTCCGGAAAACTCCGGTCAATAAATACATTGTGAAAACCAATCTTCTCCGACGACATGGTTTGCATAATAAAATCCTGCACGGGCCAAAACGTATTTTCCGGAAATGAATCTGTTCCCAATCCGTCCTGGTTGGTCACCATCACCAATTCATAATCGAATTCAGCTACTATCTTCCGTAGATTTTGAATAACACCGGGAAGAAAACGCAGTTTGGAAAAACTATCGATCTGGAAAGTACCGGGCGGTTCCCCTATCATGGTTCCGTCGCGGTCAATGAATAATATTTTTTTCTTTTTCATGTGGTCGCGGATTAGCGCAGATCAGCGCGGATTATTTTTCAATTCATTCACTAATTTCAGATTCTGTTGCGGTGTTCCCACTGTTATCCGCAAACATCCTTCACACAAAGTTACTTTCGAACGGTCGCGGACAATTATTCCGGCAGAAACAAGTTGATCATAAATTTTTTCAGGATCATTCATTTTCACCAATAAGAAATTCGCATCGGAAGGAAATATTTTTTTTACAAACCTGAGTTTACTCAGTTCTACCACTAATTTTTCTCTTTCACTCACTGTTTCTTTTATCCACGCATTCACCTGCTCAATATTGTCGAGCGCTTTCAAAGCAATTTCCTGCGTGGCCGCATTCACATTGTACGGTGGTTTTATCTTATTCAGCACATCGATAATTTCTTTCGAAGCGAAGAGCATTCCAAGTCGCAATCCGGCGAGTCCCCATGCTTTTGAAAGTGTCTGCATCACCACGAGATTCGGATATTCGGTCAATTCGCCAATGAAACTTTTCTGTTTTGAATAATTGATGTACGCTTCATCCACCACCACAATTCCGTGAAAATTATTAAGAATGATCTCGACCTGTTCGCGAAGGAGTGAATTCCCGGAAGGATTATTCGGCGAACAGAGAAAAATAATTTTCGTTCGCTCATCCACCACTTCAGAAATGCTTTCAATGTCGGGTTGAAAATTTTCTGTCAATGGAATTTTTTTTACAAAAACATCATTGACATTCGCACTCACTTCATACATACCATACGTTGGCGGAGTGATGATCACGTTATCAATTCCCGGATTGCAGAATGCGCGGAACAAAAGATCGATCGCTTCATCACTACCATTCCCGAGAAAAATATTTTTTGCAGGCACTCCTTTTATACCGCTTATTTTTTCTTTAAGTTTTTTCTGGAGCGGATCAGGGTAACGGTTATAATTCCTATCGGCAGGAGAACCGAATGAATTTTCATTTGCATCGAGAAATATTTCTGCATCTCCGTTGAACTCATCGCGGGCAGAGGAATACGGAGTTAATTTTTTTATGTTCTCCCGGAGGAGGTTTTCTAAGTTAAACATGCTTTTTATTTTTTGGGCGTGTCCCCGTCCTTCGACAAGCTCAGGATCGGGGTCGGGCTATCCGGTCGGCGGAGCTCCCTTCTATCCCTCACGCACAGAGCGAGGCCGAAGTGCATCACGCAATTTTTTCAGTCTTAATGTTATTGCATTTTTGTGAGCGAAAAGTCCTTCGGCTTCTGCCATAATTTCTACAGCAGGGCCGATATTTTTCAATCCTTCCTGCGATAATTCCTGGAAGGTTATTTTTTTCACAAAACTATCGAGCGAAACTCCGCTCCACGCACGCGCGTGTCCGTTCGTGGGTAAGGTGTGATTAGTGCCCGACGCGTAATCGCCCGCGCTCTCGGGCGACCATGCACCTATGAAAACAGATCCTGCGTTCACTACGCGTTCTGCAAGCGCGCGCGCATCAGCACAAGCAAGGATCAAATGCTCAGGGGCATAATCGTTTAAAATATCCATCGCTTCAGTTTCATCTTTCACGAGAATTGCAAAACTTTTTTTCAGCGCTTCATCTGCAATTTTTTTCCGGGGAAGAACTTCCAGTTGTTTTTCAATTTCATTTCTCACATTATCGAGAACCATTTTATTTTTTGAAACTACCATCACCTGGCTATCAGTTCCGTGTTCTGCCTGCGAGAGCAAATCAGCAGCAATAAATTCTGCCGGAACAGTTTCATCTGCAAGCACGGCAAGTTCTGAAGGCCCGGCGGGAATGTCAATGGCAATTCCTTCTTTCGAAACCAGTTGCTTCGCACAAGTAACGAAAGAATTTCCCGGCCCGAAAATTTTATCTACACGCGGAATCGTTCCTGTTCCATAAGCCATCGCTGCTATCGCCTGCGCTCCGCCAACTTTAAAAATATTTTTCACACCACAGATCTGTGCAGCGAAAAGAATAGCAGGATGAATCATTCCCTGCCCGACTTCGTCATTCCCGTCCGTAATGGCACGGGCAAGCAGGCGGGCATTTTCCGACGGAGGAGTGCACAGAATAATTTCTTTGCAGCCGGCGAGTTTCGCAGGGATCGCCAACATGAGGACAGTCGAGAACAAAGGAGCCGTTCCTCCCGGAATATAAAGTCCCACTTTTTCAATGGCCACATTTTTTCTCCAGCACTTCACGCCATTCATGGTTTCCACTTCCACTATCGGAGTTTTCTGAAGAGAATGAAATTTTTCAATATTTTGTTTTGCAAGCTCAATTGCATTTTTCAATTCAACCGAAATATTTTTTCCGGCATTTCCCATCTCTTTTTCCGTAACGGAAAATTCTTTCACAGCAAAGCCATCGAATTTTTCCGTGTACGCGCGCAACGCATCATCTCCGCGCGTGCGCACATCACGCATGATAGCTGCAACTTTTTCTTCCAGTTGAGAAACATCAGCAGCCGGCCGCCTGAGTTTTTCTCTCAACATATTCAGGTCTGTATATTCAATGACATTCATCTGTACATCCGTTTTAATTTGTAATCCTCCCGTTAGATAACCATCTTCTCAATAGGGACCACCAAAATTCCCTGCGCGCCTTCTGCTTTCAGTTTTTCGATCACATCCCAGAATACTTCTTCTTCAAGTACGGAATGAACGGAGCTCCATCCTTTTTCGGCAAGCGGAAGAACGGTCGGACTTTTCATTCCGGGAATGAGTTGAATAATTTTCTCCAGTTTATCATTCGGCGCATTGAGCAAAACATATTTATTCTTCTTTGCTTTTCTCACTGCACGTATGCGGAAAAGCAAACGGCCGATGATGGCTTTCTGCTCATTGGATAATTTTTTATTTCCGATAAGAACCGCTTCACTTTTGAAAACAGTTTCCACTTCTTTCAAACCATTCATGAAAAGTGTACTGCCGGAACTTACAATGTCGCATACTGCGTCGGCCAAACCAATTCCGGGTGCGATCTCCACCGAACCGCTTATCTCGTGAATTTCCGCAACGACTTTTTTCTTCTTCAGAAATTTTTCCAGTACATTCTTATAGGTGGTAGCAATTCTTTTGCCGCGCAAATCTTTCACCGAAGCATATTGATCTCCTTTCGGAATAGCAATGGATAATCTGCATTTTCCGAAACCGAGTCGTTCTACAATTTTCACATCGCTGTTTGCTTCCACCAAAACATTTTCACCGACAATACCGATATCCGCAACACCTTCCGCGACATATTCGGGAATATCATCATCGCGCAGGAAAAAAACTTCCAGCGGAAAATTCTGTGCTTCTGTTTTCAGTTTGCCTGCCCGTCCGTCAGGCGGGTTCAGCCCGTTACTGAATTCTATTCCGCATTCTTTTAAAAGGCGGATGGAATCATCATAAAGTCGTCCTGATTTCTGAATGGCAATTCTGAGTTTTCTCATATTGGTTTGTATTGAAATAAAAAAGGGCTTACCATTTCCGGCAAGCCCCTTTGCTATTGAGTATGAAACATACCACCAGCCGGCTCACCATGAGGGTGTGCTTGCGTGATGATGGTTATGAGTTGTTGTTTTCATTGAATGAGGGGGCAAATCTAAAGAAAAAGAGAGTGAATTTCCAAATGTTGCCTTAATAAGGATTGTAAAAAATGATTTTTAAACCGCATTTCATCGCTTTCCGAGTTAGAACTTTTACTGAATTCCACCTGCGTTGCGTTCTTTTCTGCAAAAAATGCAAAAAAATGCAAAGCATAATTGATTCTTGTGTTTCGCTGGCACATTCCGTTACAAAAAAATTTCTCCCCGCGATATTCCGTTTCTCCACCCTTTTTTATCGCCGCATGTTTGTGATGTCAAAAGACAAATAAAAAAATCCAAACACCAAATTCCAAACAATAACAAAATCTAAAAACCTGACCAACATGAAAAACATCATCTCCATCATCGCGCTTGTTCTTCTTTCTTTTACAATGAAAGCACAGGACACCTTAAAACTGAAAAACGGAACGAAAGTTCTCGGGGCGGTAACTGAAGTTTCTTCTTCAGAAGTAAAATTCAGAAAAACTGCCGACGGTCCTATTTATGTAATGCACAAAGATGAGATCGCATCCATTTCTTACCAGAACGGAATGGAAGAAGTATTTGACAACACATCATCTTCTTCCTCTTCTTCCTCGAACACAAATTCCGGTTCTTCCAATTCATCTGCCAACAACGAATCTAAAAAGATCGGAAATTATAATGGTAATGATGAAGGATTCACAACCGGGAAAAAACATTACGGCGGCCCGCGTATAGGAATGACTGCGATCAGTGACGGAA
This window encodes:
- the trpC gene encoding indole-3-glycerol phosphate synthase TrpC, giving the protein MKNILEEIIAHKRKETEEKKSLYPVKLLEKSLYFNTTPVSLEKYILRKDLSGIIAEFKRRSPSKGIIHAYADPGATTLAYMQAGASALSVLTDERYFGGKNADLEAARRINYCPVLRKDFVVDEYQIIEAKSIGADAILLIAAVLTKEEIKKYSSLAFSLGLEVLLELHEENEMEKIGDGITLIGINNRDLKNFDVNTERSVIMATLLSDQFTLISESGISDPSIVLQLREKGFSGFLIGEAFMKNSDPGKACANFISRLKAEELPAPNSPLKKAGKPSPNSNLI
- the trpD gene encoding anthranilate phosphoribosyltransferase, coding for MKKVLEKLFAHETLSHQQAGDTIARIAAGEGNESQVAAFMTVYLMRPVTPEELSGFRSALLELCMRVDLPNENTIDLCGTGGDGKNTFNISTTTSFVVAGAGGKVIKHGNYGVSSVSGSSNVLEQLGYKFPNDNDVLKRSLDQSGVCFLHAPLFHPALKRVGPIRKELGIKTFFNMLGPLVNPAKPSHRVNGVFSMELARTYHYIAQHSNEKYVILHSLDGYDELSLTGNAKIFRNNGEEILFPISFGMEKLLPSDLLGGATPAAASEIFMNVLENKATVAQKNVVIANAALALECLGIEKDRSAAVEKAKEAIDSGRAKRSFQKFINVK
- a CDS encoding aminodeoxychorismate/anthranilate synthase component II — encoded protein: MKILVFDNYDSFTYNLVHLVEKITGELPDVFRNDKVSMEKIGEYDKIILSPGPGIPAEAGLLLPLIKEYAGKKNILGVCLGHQAIAEAMGAKLINLEKVFHGVATEIRKEKNSGFLFEGIPDAFKAGRYHSWVVDEKTLPEEIFVTARDENGQVMALQHKTKKIAGVQFHPESIMTEFGEELMRNFMEN
- a CDS encoding chorismate-binding protein, giving the protein MNLKDISDSQPGKINLEPETLNPELKRGSIPVRITVKTILADTVTPVSMYLRLRDQFPGAVLLESADNAEGRNSRSFIAIDPVAEVKGEKEEIKIEIPSCNFHSAQKAGRGIPQILEQFISAFKPEENIPDGVVTGLIGYLGYDAIPFLEDVKFRKRNSQGEIPFLRYTLYRTIIEFDHLRHRIHLIEQLLPGDESDLSAIENSLQQHSVPKYRFHADAGERCSISEKDFLQATETAKKNCATGNIFQVVLSRKFSRKFSGDEFNVYRSLRAVNPSPYLFFADYGDYRIFGSSPEAQLQITNSKIPKSGILRATIHPIAGTFHRTGDAVADEKLEKELVADPKENAEHIMLVDLARNDLSRHARNVSVDSLREVHRYSHVIHLVSKVSGELNANANIFRVLGDTFPAGTLSGAPKIRSMQIIDELEPEARGFYGGCIGLIGFDGTMNTAIMIRSFLSKNGELHYQAGAGITINSVPEKELREIDHKLEALRQAIQSAEKISK
- a CDS encoding lipase family protein; this encodes MRKIVLLLLLPLLLISAAAKARHLQPGFDAMEFRKMFSISGYQLDTAKWKNTWMPYPTGYDLAYRSPVSGLDNRWDLWRAKDSVDVISVRGTTAEFDSWLENFYAGMIPAQGKLTLENGKTFDYKLAEDSNAYVHIGWTIGMAELAPDIVEKINSEYKNGVKDFVIVGHSQGGVISFLLTSYLYYEKGKSIPADITFKTYGSAAPKPGNQFYAYDFDFITKGAWAFRVVNSADWVPECPFTIQTLQDLSKGSAFENVDLLLGNAPWPSKPVARRLVHKMNHAAKRARKKFIKYLGKRSGFVVRKKMSAFPKYNYVTSFAYATCGVPIILRPDAHYHELYPDDGKSIFRHHGYGPYLYLLNLDYPVK
- a CDS encoding helix-turn-helix transcriptional regulator — translated: MAKTNDPTHKFLAAVGARIRYYRNKKGLSLITLGDQIGLDKGNMHHIESGKNITIETLLKIAVFVGVNPAKLVDTNTTVRVKDVERLIVKSNRRKPKRKKAAKKKSSRKK
- the hisB gene encoding bifunctional histidinol-phosphatase/imidazoleglycerol-phosphate dehydratase HisB — translated: MKKKKILFIDRDGTMIGEPPGTFQIDSFSKLRFLPGVIQNLRKIVAEFDYELVMVTNQDGLGTDSFPENTFWPVQDFIMQTMSSEKIGFHNVFIDRSFPEEKKSTRKPGTAMLTQYMNGDFDLANSFVIGDRLTDVKLAENLGCRCIFYRNYDSADGWENKISKVVSDWDEIYSFLKVISNLKSQIPNDSARIIVHERKTNETKISVELNLDGTGKAEISTGLAFFDHMLEQLARHGNLDLKISAKGDLHIDEHHTIEDTAITLGEAFAKALGDKRGIERYGFLLPMDDCLAQVAIDFGGRPWIEWSAVFTREKIGEMPTEMFFHFFKSFSDAAKCNLNIKAEGTNEHHKIESIFKAFAKAIRMAVKREGNSLPSTKGVL
- the hisC gene encoding histidinol-phosphate transaminase → MFNLENLLRENIKKLTPYSSARDEFNGDAEIFLDANENSFGSPADRNYNRYPDPLQKKLKEKISGIKGVPAKNIFLGNGSDEAIDLLFRAFCNPGIDNVIITPPTYGMYEVSANVNDVFVKKIPLTENFQPDIESISEVVDERTKIIFLCSPNNPSGNSLLREQVEIILNNFHGIVVVDEAYINYSKQKSFIGELTEYPNLVVMQTLSKAWGLAGLRLGMLFASKEIIDVLNKIKPPYNVNAATQEIALKALDNIEQVNAWIKETVSEREKLVVELSKLRFVKKIFPSDANFLLVKMNDPEKIYDQLVSAGIIVRDRSKVTLCEGCLRITVGTPQQNLKLVNELKNNPR